Below is a genomic region from Diabrotica undecimpunctata isolate CICGRU chromosome 7, icDiaUnde3, whole genome shotgun sequence.
gctaggatgtcagatcacgaatacacaaagagattaacattttaaaaaccagaaggcacaagaagcagaggacgaccacgaatgagatggattgatgatgtggaagaagacctacagattttaagggttagaagatggaggaaagttgccaggaatcgacaggagtggcgacttctttgtgagcaggccaagatccacaacggattgtcgagccacttatgatgatgaataattaataattattaatgtgTCTATTTTGAGAGCGATTTTTGAATTgtagattgaaacgtcaataaacttattttaacctttaattgtggcttattcccaataaaatagtatctaagATAAGAGAAGCCATAAGGAAAGACCACCGACACCATGTACAGACAATGGAGCATAACTGGATGCATCTTGCTAAAATACAATTTCCTTGGGCCTATGGAGGAGGCTTATGTCAACCAGTGGACATGACAAGCTGGATGATAGTGATTATAGTAATAATGAGGTCTTTTAAGAAGAATTTTTGAAGGACCTAAAATGTATACAAAAACTTGCATTGTTTTCATAATACAACATTTTAAAttacaacaataaataaaaataaacaggttTACCAAATGAGTTACTAAAATAAAGCTAAAAAAAGCTGAAGTtaaaaaagtaaagtaaagttaaaaaatattatagcTGAAGGGACATTTCTCTGAGCATAGTTTAAGGTCAATGATATtcataaaggtgttaaatatGACTTCAGTAATTATAGAGTTATAAAACAATCAGACAACACATCGATgattattataaaagttattactAATTTAGgagctaaaaagtttttatacaaatattattaTACAACTATTTGCTAaatcttttctttttaaatatataatcttAGCTGACTTTTTAAAACCCTTAAGATCTTTTGTAATACTTACTGTGTACGTTCCAAGTCCTAATACAGGCATTTTGTATCCTCCACTGTTCACATATTCCATTGCCCTTATTTTTGTTATACATAATGTTACATAAAGTAAAATCATAAAATTTAAGAAATGAGGCTTCATTTTGATCGTCGATGTTGAATAAGCGACGACGGTCCGAATAAAACTAAAATCAACAACCGTACTCGCGAGACCTGCAAGATGCAGCGATAATGAATAAAGTGTTGGTCGAGGTTAAACGAGGTAAGttgatttaaaaataaagaaattgcgGTTTTCGTAATGTGCATGTTGTAGGCACATTCAAGGTAGAAATGAGTGTAGGTAggtaaaattatttgtttatactgttgttaaaaactatattttaaagtaaaaaatgtatattgagcaataaaaaaatgtaataaatatataataatatttagatGAGTACTTGAGTTGCTTAATTGCTTGATTGCTTAAAAACTACAACCAACCATTTGAATTGAGTTGCGTACCTGTTTGTTTGTGATTgttatatagaatagaatagaatttatttagtcaatatacaaaaatagttttgtttttgacaagtcaacGGAATAGTGACAATTTACATACATGCATATAAAATTTTtgcgaatttaaacattacaaacagatatttaatattaacaatgtAAGAAACAACAAAggcactaaataaaaatataaaaacataggcaaaaatattatcataatagacaaataccctgaccaaactagtactattgtgtaaaagctgtacttcttctttgagtgccatctccgcgacgaagatTGGCAATCATCTtagctattctgaccttcgagctgctgctctgaacaattgccttgagctgcaaccaaaccactctctcaggttcttcaaccaggagacGCGTCTtattcctacgcttctcctaccctctacttttccttgaattaagAGTCTCAAGATGTTATATCTTTCGCGTCTCATCACATGTctgagatattgcaattttctctcgtttattgtattttccatgtCCCTCTCTCTGTCTACTCTCCCTAACACTTCTGTATTCCTGCCTCTATCTACTAATGGAATCCTTACTACCCATGGAATACTTCATCTGGCTAAAAGTTATACAAACtaacatcagtcgaattttttatgctctttgtcaacctaaaacgcTGTGCTCTAATAGCACCTCTAGACCTTGTGTCGATTgattttatcaatcaaagatagaataaaaattttattttgttatagaacgcgggcacataaatttgcaacgccctgtacatcgatttgtaaatatttgttataagttagttttaagcagtgggtttatccataatgagttttaccctgaaggactgaaaaacattagtaaatacttaaatgtgaatagacaattgtttcccggtatttgtagatattatattttaaaagcctttggttttgtttcgctggaaaggccaaagccacaaggtagttattgtatttagaaagtataagataaaacctttatcattttcaaagaaagttgcttagaagcgatgcttgggtttttctgatgtaaaataagaaggagggatataggaattttctgattggttagcgagtttggaatggggatgaaagagagtgaatgttttaaaagtttgcagtagaaaagattattatgtgatggtcatcCGAAAAAAGCATATGAAGTTTTGTATAGTCAGTTAAGAAGCAAGTGCCAGTGGTGTTAATTAGAAGTGGGCGGCTAaaaggtggaacgagagataggtGAAAGTTGAGAAGTCTAATACCTCcttgattctataaagtccaagtgagtaaATCACAGGAACTATAACTActaaaaatatttgcgacaccaagtaaaaaaaatacttcGGTCTCAGGAGtttgttagtatatgaaagagaggagagaattttggagtttgttgaacgagtactggtaaaagaggcctgctcgtgttttggagaaagagttaaagagttgctggtatgctgataGTTTGCTACTTAGAACGGAGAAGTCTTTGATTGGTAGCCTACCATAATCAACAAGAATatcgctattttaaaataccataaattttataaaagtttctttttataatattcagattttatatttttttgagtacaaaaacatatgaacaaagattccaatatttcaaaattttcataggaattgtaattattttacgaatatccaaatttcttgtttatattgttttatcaatgttataaaaaacaaaccgataaatatttggtaaattaaaattattttatgtggtaCAATTTTCATTGGGACAGTTACGCCCTTTGAATTTATTTGATAATTCTTTATATTaggtatttcttttgataataaaagatatattGGTATTTgtcatttatgttatttctatttatttcctttcctattttatcccgataaggaacaactaagagatactggaagCCACGAGAAAGGATAAGTATAAGctaagctgatttattttttttttgtataataaatgaGCATCCcgagattgtttttttatgtatgatttgcgacacttagataattaattaaataataaattaaagtaattaaataaataaaaatataaatgtaagAAAAAGCAGATCATAGTAATATATTGATAAAGTAAGAACTTTTTTTAAATCTAGGGCTTCTAGGTATGCTCCTACAATGGTAGGAAATGAGATACACATTACACATATTTAAACGATATAGCAATATTAGTAGGGTTTTGTAGTATCGTATTTTATAGTACTTAAGTAGGGGAAGGGGGGCAAAACGGGGTAGTGTGGCAAAACGGGGTACCCCTCTTATTTTCCAAACCACTAGTGCAATTGAGCTACATCTCCAGGAATTTCGTGTTCACGTGGTATGACATCATCTGATGCCGCCGTTTGGCTGTACAGCGCGCCATAGTCGATGAATTCGTTGAATAGTGAGGATTGATAGTGGTATTGCAATATTTACATACTTCGTTTACAAAAGTAAGTAGACTGGAACTATATTTCACGTCATTGTCTAAGGTGTGAACTTATAATTTTGTTAGTATTATTACGTTTCAagtgttattaaatttattattgcaCTATAATCACAAATATGCAGCTGGGGCAAAACGGGGTAGGGCAAAATGGGGTACTACCCCATTTTGTCCCATGAATTGATATGTTTGGCGTTTGATTAttgtaattacattttatttttcttcagataataatggtaagaaattataaaagaaaaacagatCGACAACAAAGTTGGAGTGAACAACAGATGCACGAGGCAGTGCAACTAGTTATAGATGGTTTCATGGGATATAAGAAAGCGGCTGAGCAATTTAATATACCCCAAACAACATTAGAGCGCTACGTTAAAAAAAAGCGAAACAATTCCGAATACAAAATTCAGAAAACGCTTGGACGTTATAAATGTATCTTTTCAATAGAACAAGAAGCAGAACTAGCTGTTTATTTGACCACCGTGGAAGCTCAACTATTTGGTCTGACCATGAATGAATTAAGAGAACTTGCTTTTGATTTATCAGAACGCAACAATATTGTTCATCCGTTTAAAAATTCAAAAGCAGGTTTAGACTGGGTAAAAGGATTCTTGAATAGACATCCTAATCTTAGCTTACGAAAGCCAGAAGCTACCTCGTCAGCTAGAGCAATGGGGTTTAATAAAGTCGCAGTAAAACAATTTTTCGACCttctttcaaatattttggataccCATCAGTTAACAGGGGATAGAATATATAACTGCGACGAAACGGGCTTAACAGTAAATCCTAAAGGTCATTC
It encodes:
- the LOC140446682 gene encoding uncharacterized protein: MHEAVQLVIDGFMGYKKAAEQFNIPQTTLERYVKKKRNNSEYKIQKTLGRYKCIFSIEQEAELAVYLTTVEAQLFGLTMNELRELAFDLSERNNIVHPFKNSKAGLDWVKGFLNRHPNLSLRKPEATSSARAMGFNKVAVKQFFDLLSNILDTHQLTGDRIYNCDETGLTVNPKGHSKVISKKGRRQVEILTSAERGQIVTAEICFSASGTYVPSMLIFPRKRMQQ